A stretch of Synechococcus sp. MIT S9220 DNA encodes these proteins:
- a CDS encoding oxidoreductase, which produces MGWTIDDMPDLRGRIALVTGANSGLGLETTRALLRSGATVLMACRSRRKGEAARAELLELGSTGVDLLDLDLADLDSVDACCQEVRSRYERLDLLINNAGLMAPPRLLSQQGHEMQFAVNHLGHFALTQALLPLMEGREHARVVTVTSGAQYFGAIAWDDLSGEKCYDRWKAYSQSKLANVMFALEFNQRLEQSGSSVRSLAAHPGLARTNLQPLSVASSGAWQEALAYRLMDPMFQSAAQGALPQLLAATSPSAKGGEHYGPSQFGGLRGAPKQQPVARAARSQEQRSRLWTISAELIQSRSAAA; this is translated from the coding sequence CACGCGGGCCTTGCTCCGGTCGGGAGCGACTGTGCTGATGGCCTGTCGCAGCCGCCGCAAAGGAGAGGCGGCCCGCGCGGAACTGTTAGAGCTGGGGTCCACAGGCGTGGACCTGCTCGACCTGGATCTCGCTGATCTCGACAGTGTCGATGCCTGTTGCCAAGAGGTTCGGTCGCGCTACGAGCGGTTGGATCTTTTGATCAACAACGCGGGATTGATGGCACCTCCACGGCTGCTGAGTCAGCAGGGGCATGAAATGCAGTTCGCGGTGAATCACCTTGGCCACTTCGCTCTGACGCAGGCCTTACTGCCTCTGATGGAGGGCCGTGAGCACGCTCGAGTCGTCACCGTCACCTCGGGAGCGCAATATTTCGGAGCGATCGCTTGGGATGACCTGAGCGGTGAAAAGTGCTACGACCGCTGGAAGGCTTACAGCCAGAGCAAGTTGGCCAATGTGATGTTTGCACTGGAATTCAATCAGCGTCTCGAGCAATCTGGGAGCAGCGTGAGATCGCTGGCAGCCCATCCAGGCCTGGCGCGGACGAATCTTCAACCGCTCTCGGTGGCATCCAGTGGCGCCTGGCAGGAAGCCCTGGCTTACCGATTGATGGATCCCATGTTCCAGAGCGCAGCACAGGGGGCACTACCGCAGCTACTGGCGGCAACATCCCCATCAGCAAAAGGTGGAGAGCACTACGGCCCCAGTCAGTTTGGAGGACTGCGAGGTGCTCCAAAACAGCAGCCCGTGGCTCGCGCCGCTCGCAGCCAAGAACAGAGATCCCGCCTTTGGACCATCAGTGCCGAACTGATCCAGAGCAGAAGCGCAGCGGCATGA
- a CDS encoding Fur family transcriptional regulator, with translation MRSDFSMEQQGSTGTQRQQLLLEELQKSQSEMTGQQLHRCLEGQPGAMGLATVYRNLRKLHQQGKVRCRHLPTGEALYAPVDRDQHHLTCVSCGTTQTLEQCPIHEMNVQAPETDNFKLIFHTLEFFGLCNRCRPKS, from the coding sequence ATGAGGTCAGATTTCAGCATGGAGCAGCAAGGATCCACAGGCACGCAACGGCAGCAATTGCTGCTGGAGGAACTGCAAAAGAGTCAGTCCGAAATGACCGGCCAGCAGTTGCATCGCTGCCTGGAAGGGCAACCGGGCGCCATGGGGCTTGCAACCGTTTATCGCAATCTGCGCAAACTCCATCAACAGGGCAAGGTGCGCTGCCGGCATCTGCCGACAGGCGAAGCGCTCTACGCACCGGTCGATCGTGATCAGCACCATCTCACCTGTGTGAGCTGCGGCACGACGCAGACACTCGAGCAGTGCCCGATTCATGAAATGAACGTGCAGGCTCCGGAAACGGACAACTTCAAGCTGATCTTTCACACGCTGGAATTCTTCGGGCTCTGCAACAGATGCCGCCCCAAGAGCTGA
- a CDS encoding DUF1651 domain-containing protein, with protein sequence MPNRNRTTPEPPVKSGGEGWLVNGAQKLLVQFKPDTPSAQEQWVSVRTYGWVPPHPPEPQSRRRMLRHNAMEAWETMLKTGWRRCSPPVH encoded by the coding sequence ATGCCAAACCGCAATCGAACCACCCCAGAACCCCCAGTGAAGTCCGGAGGAGAGGGGTGGTTGGTGAACGGTGCACAAAAGCTGCTGGTGCAGTTCAAACCCGACACGCCATCGGCCCAGGAGCAGTGGGTCTCCGTGAGAACTTATGGATGGGTGCCACCGCATCCGCCCGAGCCCCAGTCACGACGACGCATGCTCAGACACAACGCCATGGAAGCTTGGGAGACGATGTTGAAGACAGGCTGGCGACGCTGTTCGCCGCCAGTGCACTAG
- a CDS encoding chlorophyll a/b-binding protein: protein MTATTLQVPTGLVTHDLEGHDNVYPKEPHMELAGPDAGWGFHARAEKLNGRLAMLGFIAAIATELISGEGLLHTIGL from the coding sequence ATGACAGCAACCACACTTCAGGTACCCACCGGACTGGTGACTCACGATCTTGAGGGGCACGACAACGTCTACCCCAAGGAACCACACATGGAACTTGCTGGACCTGACGCTGGTTGGGGGTTCCACGCACGGGCGGAGAAGTTAAACGGGCGTCTAGCCATGCTCGGATTCATTGCTGCGATCGCAACGGAATTGATCAGTGGCGAAGGCTTACTCCACACCATTGGCCTTTAA
- a CDS encoding AAA family ATPase codes for MRIAISGSHSLGKSTLVWDWTKRHPQYTREEEPFRALDGEMYDIRFRQESNRLHNGIQMYYNASRVNLYSSINDCVIFDRAPIDYIAYSQYTADKQTTDIDNAFVEAMVPRVRETLQRLDLVVFVPMTDRWPVDMEDDGIRPVDLPYRAEVDAIFKQIYRGERFSVMPDKNRPKLIELWGSREQRLDRLQQAAASSLP; via the coding sequence ATGCGCATCGCCATCAGCGGATCTCACTCTCTCGGCAAAAGCACCTTGGTCTGGGACTGGACCAAACGGCATCCCCAATACACACGTGAAGAGGAGCCGTTTCGTGCCCTAGATGGCGAAATGTATGACATCCGATTCCGTCAGGAAAGCAACCGTCTTCACAACGGCATCCAGATGTATTACAACGCTAGTCGCGTGAACCTTTATTCATCAATCAACGACTGTGTGATTTTCGATCGCGCACCTATTGATTACATCGCCTACTCGCAATACACAGCCGATAAACAAACAACCGATATCGATAATGCATTTGTGGAAGCAATGGTGCCGAGAGTCAGAGAGACGCTTCAGAGGCTTGATTTGGTGGTCTTTGTCCCCATGACTGATCGCTGGCCAGTGGACATGGAGGATGACGGCATCAGACCCGTCGATCTTCCCTACCGAGCAGAAGTCGATGCGATCTTTAAACAGATCTATCGGGGTGAACGCTTCTCAGTCATGCCAGACAAGAATCGGCCAAAGCTGATCGAACTCTGGGGCTCCCGTGAGCAAAGGCTCGATCGACTCCAGCAAGCAGCAGCCTCATCCCTGCCCTGA
- a CDS encoding metal-binding protein yields the protein MASGRDHDRATLAWCLPMGLLTGWWLGWINGALTALAFIVGGLWLSPDLDVRSAALRRWGVLGAIWWPYRRLLPHRSLLSHGPLIGMALRLAWLSALMLLVWISAASLLAPAIPTPSQAWPDLVMTFRQHPRTLIGVLLGLESSVWLHLILDGDPLPAECAKPWRKRRRR from the coding sequence GTGGCCTCAGGCCGAGACCATGACCGGGCCACCCTGGCCTGGTGCCTGCCCATGGGCCTGCTGACGGGATGGTGGCTGGGATGGATCAACGGTGCCCTAACGGCGCTGGCCTTCATCGTGGGAGGCCTCTGGCTATCACCAGACCTTGACGTGCGCTCCGCCGCACTCAGGCGCTGGGGGGTATTGGGTGCGATCTGGTGGCCCTATCGACGCCTGCTGCCGCATCGATCACTCTTATCCCACGGCCCCCTAATCGGCATGGCACTGCGATTGGCATGGCTGTCAGCCCTGATGCTGCTGGTCTGGATCAGCGCTGCATCCCTGCTTGCACCTGCCATCCCAACCCCGTCCCAGGCATGGCCAGACCTTGTGATGACATTCAGGCAACATCCACGGACCTTGATCGGCGTCCTGCTGGGTCTGGAAAGCAGCGTATGGCTGCATCTGATCCTTGATGGAGATCCACTGCCTGCAGAGTGCGCAAAACCCTGGCGAAAGCGTCGACGTCGGTGA
- the mazG gene encoding nucleoside triphosphate pyrophosphohydrolase: MASGSDVFQHQDPLRRLENLVARLRDPAEGCPWDLEQTHQSLTPFVLEEAHEVADAIRHGDDQHLKEELGDLLLQVVLHARIAEEDNRFDLNAVAAGISDKLIRRHPHVFADAEARDSAAVRISWEAIKAQERAGAKAAAVSASPLSDQLASKVRGQPALSGAMTISRKAAKAGFEWEDITGVWSKVNEELEELKDAICSGDKAHAQEELGDVLFTLVNVARWCELSPEEGLAGTNQRFLDRFSRVEAALDGDLEGHSIQKLEELWQQAKQAIRSQSQDQER, from the coding sequence ATGGCCTCAGGCTCCGACGTGTTCCAGCACCAGGACCCCCTGCGCCGGCTGGAGAACTTGGTGGCACGGTTACGCGATCCCGCAGAAGGCTGCCCCTGGGACCTGGAACAGACCCACCAATCTCTCACCCCCTTCGTGCTGGAGGAAGCCCATGAGGTGGCCGATGCAATCCGTCATGGCGATGACCAGCACTTAAAGGAGGAGCTCGGCGACCTGCTGCTGCAGGTGGTGCTGCATGCACGCATCGCCGAGGAAGACAACCGTTTCGATCTGAATGCTGTGGCTGCGGGCATCAGCGACAAACTGATCCGTCGCCATCCCCATGTCTTTGCTGACGCCGAAGCCCGCGACAGCGCAGCTGTTCGCATCAGCTGGGAAGCCATCAAGGCGCAGGAAAGAGCTGGGGCCAAAGCTGCTGCAGTTTCTGCATCTCCCCTCAGCGATCAGCTGGCCAGCAAGGTGCGTGGACAGCCGGCCCTCTCTGGGGCGATGACCATCTCCAGAAAAGCCGCAAAGGCTGGATTCGAATGGGAGGACATCACCGGCGTCTGGAGCAAGGTGAATGAGGAACTCGAGGAGCTCAAGGACGCCATCTGCTCAGGCGACAAAGCCCATGCACAGGAGGAGCTTGGAGATGTGTTGTTCACCCTGGTGAATGTGGCCCGCTGGTGTGAGCTCAGCCCGGAGGAAGGACTGGCAGGAACCAATCAACGCTTCCTGGATCGCTTCTCACGGGTGGAAGCAGCTCTGGACGGTGATCTGGAAGGCCACAGCATCCAAAAACTGGAGGAGCTGTGGCAGCAAGCAAAACAAGCGATCCGAAGCCAATCTCAGGATCAGGAACGCTGA
- the arfB gene encoding alternative ribosome rescue aminoacyl-tRNA hydrolase ArfB, with product MIQDLPINDRLVIPAAELQWRFSRSSGPGGQGVNTTDSRVELRFDLESSKALGPFRKARLRQQLASRLEGNCLRVVAAEERSQWQNRQRAMARLADLLREGLKPPPPKRRPTRPGRAAVQRRLDAKGKRSEVKRRRQGRPSLDD from the coding sequence GTGATTCAGGATCTGCCGATTAATGACCGTTTGGTGATTCCAGCGGCTGAGTTGCAGTGGCGGTTTTCCAGGTCCTCGGGCCCGGGCGGGCAGGGAGTGAACACCACCGATTCGAGAGTGGAACTGAGATTTGACCTGGAGAGTTCGAAGGCCCTGGGTCCGTTCCGCAAGGCCCGGTTGCGGCAGCAATTGGCATCGCGATTGGAGGGGAACTGTCTGAGGGTGGTTGCTGCTGAGGAGCGTTCCCAGTGGCAAAACCGTCAGAGGGCCATGGCGCGACTGGCGGACTTGCTGAGAGAGGGACTCAAGCCGCCACCTCCGAAGCGCAGGCCCACACGGCCGGGACGTGCTGCTGTTCAACGCAGGCTGGATGCCAAAGGCAAGCGCAGCGAAGTCAAACGTCGCCGGCAAGGCCGGCCCTCACTGGATGACTAG
- the speE gene encoding polyamine aminopropyltransferase, with protein MTKASAATGGWIDEHHEGVRYGLAGRVLVEEQSDFQRITVIESERYGKGLLLDGCWMTAERQERHYHESLVHPALCAAAATERILVIGGGDGGTARECLRHPGVQHLDMVEIDGRVVELSQKHLASLGGGCWQDPRFHLTVGDGIAWAADCRHASYDVVIVDGSDPAGPAEGLFNRSFFEHCRRILRPGGVFATQSESPEAFQQVHIDTVRLLKDVFGHADPLYGWVPMYPSGWWSWTFAAVDGPRYRNPDPERAASIASGCEIWSPRWQSGAFEAMPAFIERELLA; from the coding sequence ATGACCAAGGCATCCGCGGCCACTGGCGGCTGGATCGATGAGCACCATGAAGGGGTTCGTTATGGCCTCGCAGGACGAGTGCTGGTGGAAGAACAAAGCGACTTTCAGCGCATCACCGTGATTGAGAGCGAGCGCTACGGCAAAGGGCTACTGCTGGACGGTTGCTGGATGACAGCGGAGCGCCAGGAACGGCATTACCACGAATCACTGGTGCATCCGGCTCTTTGCGCTGCCGCGGCCACTGAACGGATCCTGGTGATCGGCGGTGGCGACGGCGGTACCGCCCGCGAATGCCTTCGCCATCCAGGCGTTCAACATCTCGACATGGTGGAGATCGATGGCCGGGTGGTGGAACTCAGTCAGAAGCATCTGGCTTCGCTGGGTGGAGGCTGCTGGCAGGACCCCCGCTTTCACCTCACGGTGGGCGATGGCATTGCCTGGGCCGCGGACTGCAGACACGCCAGCTACGACGTGGTGATCGTGGATGGTTCCGATCCGGCAGGTCCAGCCGAAGGGTTGTTCAACCGCAGCTTCTTCGAGCACTGCCGGCGCATCCTCAGGCCGGGAGGCGTCTTCGCCACCCAGAGCGAATCTCCGGAGGCCTTCCAGCAGGTTCACATCGACACTGTTCGTCTGCTGAAGGATGTCTTCGGCCATGCCGACCCCCTTTACGGCTGGGTGCCGATGTACCCCAGCGGCTGGTGGAGCTGGACGTTCGCAGCGGTGGACGGCCCCCGCTACCGAAACCCCGACCCGGAGCGGGCAGCCAGCATCGCCTCAGGCTGCGAAATCTGGAGCCCACGCTGGCAATCCGGTGCCTTTGAAGCGATGCCTGCCTTCATCGAACGGGAGCTCTTGGCGTGA
- the speB gene encoding agmatinase has protein sequence MGASRDPDGCKVGLFGVPYDGTTSFRPGTRFGPAAVREVSTGLETYCPQLDLDLETMAYADLGAVEIPFGAPEPVLEAVYNATIHVQDLQLKPLMLGGEHSISSGAVAAVAKRHPDLALVQLDAHADLRDQWLGSRHSHACAMRRCLDVLPSRELLQIAIRSGTKEEFSELRSSNRLVPIDQMVCRLRNLRGQPLYLTVDLDWFDPAVMPGTGTPEPGGFLWRHFAELVSELRHHNLVGADVVELAPQLDRSGISSVLAAKVTRSLLLLMAQ, from the coding sequence ATGGGCGCCAGCCGGGATCCAGACGGCTGCAAGGTGGGCCTGTTCGGCGTGCCCTATGACGGCACGACATCGTTCAGGCCCGGCACCCGTTTCGGACCTGCAGCCGTGCGGGAGGTGAGTACAGGCCTTGAGACCTACTGCCCCCAGCTCGACCTTGATCTCGAAACCATGGCCTATGCCGACCTCGGAGCGGTCGAGATCCCCTTCGGCGCCCCCGAGCCAGTGCTGGAGGCCGTTTACAACGCCACGATCCATGTCCAAGACCTGCAGCTCAAGCCGTTGATGCTGGGCGGAGAACACTCGATCAGCTCCGGAGCTGTCGCCGCAGTCGCCAAGCGGCATCCTGATCTGGCGCTCGTGCAGCTCGATGCCCACGCGGATCTGCGCGATCAATGGCTGGGATCTCGCCACAGCCACGCTTGTGCCATGCGGCGCTGCCTAGACGTGCTTCCCAGCCGGGAGCTACTGCAAATCGCGATTCGCAGCGGCACTAAGGAAGAGTTCTCCGAACTGCGCAGCAGCAATCGCCTGGTGCCCATCGATCAGATGGTCTGCCGACTGCGGAATTTGCGGGGCCAACCTCTTTATCTCACCGTTGACCTGGACTGGTTTGACCCGGCCGTGATGCCGGGCACCGGGACCCCCGAACCAGGGGGCTTCCTCTGGCGACACTTCGCTGAACTGGTGAGCGAATTACGCCACCACAACCTTGTCGGAGCCGATGTTGTTGAACTGGCTCCTCAACTGGACCGAAGTGGCATCAGCAGCGTTCTGGCAGCCAAGGTGACCCGCAGCCTGCTGCTGCTGATGGCTCAGTAA
- a CDS encoding cyclic nucleotide-binding domain-containing protein, translating into MPTAVQLIAEHRNVELLLLPTGSILFERGESVSALYAIERGLVELTTGGRDRLRYGDGEVFFYEDLVVDDAHHSRTARAITPVHVLRLDRNSFLELIHRHPTLVLSLLSGQHRRLREQRLGAAHFY; encoded by the coding sequence ATGCCGACCGCTGTTCAGCTGATTGCTGAGCATCGCAATGTTGAGCTATTGCTGCTGCCGACAGGGAGCATCCTGTTTGAGCGGGGTGAGTCGGTGAGTGCTCTTTATGCGATTGAGCGTGGACTGGTGGAGCTCACGACCGGTGGTCGTGACCGCCTCCGCTATGGCGATGGAGAGGTCTTCTTTTATGAAGACCTGGTGGTTGATGACGCACATCACAGCCGAACAGCGCGTGCGATCACCCCGGTGCACGTGCTTCGGTTGGATCGCAACAGCTTTTTAGAGCTGATTCACAGGCATCCCACACTCGTGCTCAGCCTGCTCAGTGGTCAGCATCGTCGACTGCGGGAGCAGCGTCTTGGCGCTGCTCACTTTTACTGA
- the gcvT gene encoding glycine cleavage system aminomethyltransferase GcvT: protein MDLQRTPLHDLCREAKGRMVPFAGWEMPVQFSGLIAEHKAVREDVGMFDISHMGVLRIEGSNPKDALQTLVPTDLHRIGVGQACYTVLLNDKGGIRDDLIVYDQGETESGDGTVLVVINAACANSDTAWMKQQLEPRGLSVQDEKRDGVLLALQGPKAIGIVETLSGESLHELPRFGHRLLQLQGLSDQVFCARTGYTGEDGAELLLSRSDGRKLWAQMLELDVEPCGLGARDTLRLEAAMHLYGQDMTASTNPFETGLGWLVHLEMPQDFVGRQALEQVAAQGASQRLVGLKLQGRAIARHDYPVLHNGEKVGVVTSGSWSPTLKEAIALALVPKELAKVGSELGVEIRGQVQPATVVKRPFYRRG, encoded by the coding sequence ATGGATCTGCAACGTACGCCTCTCCATGACCTCTGCCGAGAGGCCAAGGGCCGCATGGTTCCTTTTGCTGGCTGGGAAATGCCAGTTCAGTTCTCAGGGCTCATCGCAGAGCACAAAGCCGTGCGTGAAGACGTGGGGATGTTCGACATCTCCCACATGGGCGTGCTTCGAATCGAAGGCAGTAACCCCAAAGACGCACTCCAGACTCTGGTGCCAACGGACCTGCACCGGATCGGAGTGGGGCAGGCCTGCTACACCGTGCTGCTGAACGACAAAGGCGGCATCCGTGATGACCTGATCGTCTACGACCAGGGGGAAACCGAATCCGGCGACGGCACCGTGCTGGTGGTAATCAATGCCGCCTGCGCAAACAGCGACACGGCCTGGATGAAACAGCAGCTGGAACCGCGAGGTCTCAGTGTTCAAGATGAAAAGCGTGATGGCGTGCTACTCGCCCTGCAGGGCCCGAAGGCGATCGGAATAGTCGAGACACTCAGCGGAGAGTCTCTGCACGAGCTGCCCCGCTTTGGCCATCGCCTGCTGCAACTGCAAGGGCTGAGCGACCAGGTGTTCTGCGCCCGAACCGGCTATACGGGAGAAGACGGTGCTGAACTACTGCTGAGCCGGTCAGACGGTCGCAAACTCTGGGCGCAAATGCTGGAACTCGATGTCGAGCCCTGCGGTCTAGGAGCACGAGACACCCTGCGTTTGGAGGCCGCCATGCATCTTTATGGCCAGGACATGACCGCCAGCACCAACCCGTTCGAGACAGGCCTGGGTTGGCTGGTGCACCTCGAAATGCCGCAAGACTTCGTTGGACGTCAGGCCCTGGAGCAAGTCGCCGCCCAGGGAGCCTCCCAGCGGCTGGTGGGACTGAAGCTGCAGGGACGCGCCATTGCCCGGCACGACTACCCAGTGCTGCACAACGGAGAAAAGGTTGGGGTGGTCACCAGCGGCAGCTGGTCACCCACCCTGAAAGAAGCCATCGCCCTTGCCCTAGTGCCCAAGGAACTGGCCAAAGTCGGCAGCGAACTGGGCGTGGAGATCCGAGGGCAGGTGCAACCGGCCACAGTGGTGAAGCGGCCCTTCTATCGACGTGGATAA
- the aspS gene encoding aspartate--tRNA ligase, translated as MRSNGCGDLRKQHIDKQVQLCGWVDRRRDHGGVIFIDLRDRSGTVQITVDPDLGAEAFAVAEHLRSETVLQVNGKVRARPAESLNDKLATGAVEVLASGIKVLNSVKGNLPFPVSVHDEENTREELRLRHRYLDLRRKRMNDNLRLRAQTIQAARRFLEEQSFIEVETPVLTRSTPEGARDYVLPSRVCGGDWFALPQSPQLFKQLLMVGGIERYYQVARCFRDEDLRADRQPEFTQLDIEMSFMDQEEILELNESLICAIWKAVKGIELPRPFPRMTWHDAMERYGTDRPDTRYGMELVTVSDIVKDMGFKVFSGAVKSGGAVKVIAVPGGNDALSNVRIKPGGDVFSEAQAAGAGGLAFIRVREAGEIDTIGAIKDNLSEEQKQELLSRTGAQPGTLLLFGAGDTATVNKALDRVRQYLAKELGMVQADRDNDQWNFLWVVDFPMFEFNSDENRFEALHHPFCAPNSEDLGNEPSEWAKTLPQARAQAYDLVLNGLELGGGSLRIHDSALQRQVLQTVGLPLEEAQEQFGFLMDALDVGAPPHGGLAFGVDRMVMLLAGEESIRDTIAFPKTQQARCLMTNAPGVVADKQLEELHVASTWVEENDEATN; from the coding sequence ATGCGCAGCAACGGTTGCGGCGACCTGCGCAAGCAGCACATTGATAAGCAGGTGCAGCTCTGCGGCTGGGTGGATCGACGCCGCGACCACGGCGGTGTGATTTTCATTGACCTGCGCGACCGCAGCGGCACCGTGCAAATCACCGTTGACCCCGACCTGGGCGCTGAGGCTTTTGCTGTGGCCGAACATCTGCGCAGCGAAACCGTGCTGCAGGTGAATGGCAAGGTGCGAGCCCGCCCTGCCGAATCTCTCAACGACAAGCTGGCGACCGGTGCTGTGGAGGTGCTGGCCAGCGGTATCAAGGTCTTGAACAGCGTGAAAGGAAACCTTCCTTTCCCCGTTTCGGTGCACGACGAGGAGAACACACGCGAGGAGCTGCGCCTGCGCCACCGCTATCTGGATCTGCGCCGCAAGCGCATGAACGACAACCTGCGCCTACGCGCCCAGACCATCCAGGCCGCGCGCCGCTTCCTGGAGGAGCAGAGCTTCATTGAGGTGGAGACTCCCGTCCTGACGCGTTCCACACCGGAAGGCGCCCGTGATTACGTGCTGCCCAGCCGCGTATGTGGCGGCGACTGGTTCGCCCTGCCCCAGTCGCCCCAGCTGTTCAAACAGCTGCTGATGGTGGGCGGCATCGAGCGCTATTACCAGGTGGCCCGCTGCTTCCGCGACGAAGACCTACGCGCCGATCGCCAGCCGGAATTCACCCAGCTGGACATCGAGATGAGCTTCATGGACCAGGAAGAGATCCTGGAGCTCAATGAATCGCTGATCTGCGCCATCTGGAAGGCGGTGAAAGGAATCGAGCTGCCGAGACCCTTCCCGCGCATGACCTGGCATGACGCGATGGAACGCTACGGCACCGACAGGCCCGACACCCGTTACGGCATGGAGCTGGTGACCGTTTCGGACATCGTCAAGGACATGGGCTTCAAGGTGTTCAGCGGTGCGGTGAAGTCCGGCGGCGCGGTGAAGGTGATAGCGGTGCCAGGCGGCAACGACGCCCTTTCCAATGTGCGCATCAAGCCCGGTGGAGATGTGTTCAGTGAGGCCCAGGCCGCTGGAGCCGGTGGCCTGGCCTTCATCCGCGTGCGCGAAGCAGGCGAGATCGACACCATCGGCGCGATTAAAGACAACCTCAGCGAGGAACAGAAGCAGGAGCTGCTGAGTCGCACCGGAGCTCAGCCAGGCACGCTGCTGCTGTTCGGTGCCGGTGACACCGCCACGGTGAACAAAGCCCTCGACCGGGTGCGTCAGTATCTGGCCAAGGAGCTGGGCATGGTCCAAGCCGACCGGGACAACGACCAATGGAACTTCCTCTGGGTCGTGGATTTCCCGATGTTCGAGTTCAACAGCGATGAGAATCGTTTTGAGGCTCTGCATCACCCCTTCTGCGCTCCCAACAGCGAAGATCTGGGCAACGAGCCATCGGAGTGGGCCAAGACACTGCCGCAAGCCCGCGCTCAGGCCTACGACCTCGTGCTCAACGGACTCGAACTCGGTGGTGGCTCGCTGCGCATCCATGACTCGGCCCTGCAGCGACAAGTGCTGCAGACCGTGGGTCTGCCCCTGGAGGAAGCCCAGGAGCAGTTCGGCTTCCTGATGGACGCTCTTGATGTGGGAGCTCCTCCCCACGGAGGCCTGGCCTTCGGCGTCGACCGGATGGTGATGTTGCTGGCCGGCGAGGAATCAATCCGTGACACGATCGCCTTCCCCAAGACTCAGCAAGCGCGTTGTCTGATGACGAACGCTCCCGGCGTTGTTGCCGACAAGCAGCTTGAGGAGCTGCATGTGGCCAGCACCTGGGTCGAAGAGAACGACGAAGCCACCAACTAG
- a CDS encoding RNA polymerase sigma factor, RpoD/SigA family: protein MAKHARSTGHAPIRWSGGNDLLRLYLQDIGRVDLLTSEEEVTLSRLVQAREKLLVQERDLSNRHAAIRILLDLEELQLREANQVSHWPTRQEWARAAELPLEELNRQLNEGYSLWADEVGLEAKELQRRLREGRRARDRMIQANLRLVVAVAKKYQQRGMELLDLVQEGTLGLERAVEKFDPTRGFRFSTYAYWWIRQGITRAIATQSRTIRLPVHVTEKLNRIKRVQQEIATEKGRLASVSDLARELGLSEETVRMTLMRVPRSVSLETRVGKDQDTQLGDLLEDGSATPEQTLTRDSLHDDLEHLLDELTPREAEVIRSRFGLEDDHPRTLAEIGEAMALSRERVRQIETRALLKLRQPQRRSKVKDYILGLDS from the coding sequence TTGGCCAAACACGCGCGATCGACGGGGCATGCCCCGATCCGCTGGAGCGGTGGCAACGACCTGCTGCGCCTGTACCTGCAGGACATCGGTCGAGTCGACCTGCTCACAAGCGAGGAAGAAGTCACTCTCTCTCGTCTGGTCCAGGCGCGAGAGAAACTGCTGGTGCAGGAGCGGGACCTCAGCAATCGCCATGCCGCAATCCGGATCCTGCTGGATCTGGAGGAACTGCAGCTGCGCGAAGCCAATCAGGTGAGCCATTGGCCCACACGTCAGGAATGGGCACGGGCAGCTGAATTGCCCCTGGAGGAACTCAATCGACAGCTGAATGAGGGGTACAGCCTGTGGGCAGACGAGGTGGGCCTTGAGGCCAAGGAACTGCAGCGCAGACTTCGTGAAGGCCGCAGGGCCCGCGACCGCATGATTCAGGCCAACCTGCGCCTTGTGGTTGCGGTGGCGAAGAAGTATCAGCAACGGGGCATGGAGCTGCTGGATCTGGTTCAGGAAGGCACGCTGGGCCTTGAGCGGGCGGTTGAGAAGTTCGACCCCACCCGAGGCTTCCGCTTCAGCACCTACGCCTACTGGTGGATCCGACAGGGAATCACCCGGGCCATCGCCACCCAGAGTCGAACAATCCGCCTACCGGTGCATGTCACCGAAAAACTAAACCGCATCAAACGCGTCCAGCAGGAGATCGCCACGGAAAAGGGGCGACTGGCGTCGGTGAGTGATCTGGCCAGGGAACTGGGACTGAGCGAAGAAACCGTGCGCATGACGCTGATGCGGGTTCCTCGCTCCGTCTCCCTGGAGACCCGCGTGGGCAAAGACCAGGACACCCAGCTGGGAGACCTGCTGGAAGACGGCAGCGCCACGCCTGAGCAGACCCTCACCCGCGACTCCCTCCATGACGACCTGGAGCATTTGCTGGATGAGCTCACACCAAGGGAAGCGGAAGTGATCCGTAGCCGTTTCGGACTCGAGGATGATCACCCGCGCACCCTGGCGGAAATCGGTGAAGCGATGGCGCTGTCGCGAGAAAGGGTTCGCCAGATCGAGACGCGTGCCTTGCTCAAGCTGCGTCAACCACAGCGGCGATCCAAGGTGAAGGACTACATCCTGGGCCTGGATTCCTAA